In Chitinophagaceae bacterium C216, the genomic stretch CAAATTATCTGAGGGCTTGGAAGTAGCTTGTATCATTATAAATTCAAAAGTGATATTAGCCAAGAAATCTGTATTTTACTGCCCCTCAATATCAAAACGATTTTTAAATATGTCAATGAAAAAACAATCACTGTTTGTAAAGGACGGTATTAATTACGCCGCCCCGTTTGCTGCCATTAGTTCTTTGTTCTTTTTGTGGGGTGTAGCCCATGGTTTGTTGGATACACTGGACAAGAACTTTCAGGACATGCTGCATCTGAAAAAATGGCAATCTAGTTTTATTCAGTTTTCATTATACGGGGCTTACTTTGGGATGGCCATTCCTGCGGGTTTGTTCATGAAGAAGTACGGATATAAGAAAGGGGTGATTTTTGGGTTGCTTCTTTTTGCTTTTGGAGCATTATTGGCTGCAGCTACAGCACCTGCACAGTCTTTTGTGCTTTTTTTATTGTGCCTTTTAATTATCGGTTCGGGACTTACTACATTGGAAACAGCAGCGAACCCTTATACAACCAAATTAGGACCGCCCGAAACAGCAGAGCGTCGTATTAACTTCTCCCAATCATTTAATGGTTTAGCATGGGTGGTAGGGCCATTGATTGCGTTGTATGTTTACGGTAATCAAAGTCATGTTGAGGGTGAAAAAATGATGTCGATCGTATTGCCCTTTGCACTGATAGGCCTAGCTGTGTTGCTGGTGGCTTTTATTTTCATGAGATTGAAGTTGCCTGAAATTACAGAAGAGGACGAGCTGGCAGCTCATGGAGGAGGACATGGTATTTCGGCAGTACCTGCTGCAGAGACAGACGCCGATATCAATGATCCTTCCAATCCCCGTTATGTGAGCAAAAAGCCACTGTGGCAAAATCGGCATTTTAAGTTGGGCTTTATTGCTCAAGCATGTTATGTGGCGGCGCAAACAGGGGTATTCAGCTATCTGATAAACTTCGTTACCGATCATGATATGCATCCACGCTTTGATGTAAAATATGGGCCGTATTTTTTGTCCATTGGATTTGCATTATTTATGATCGGACGGATATCAGGTAGTGCGATGATGAAATATGTGAAGCCTACAAAATTATTAGCACTATATGCACTTGCAGTGAGTGTGTTATTGCCTATAGTGTCTGCTAAATTGGGTTGGACTTCTTTGATCGCATTATATGGTGTTTTCTTCTTTATGTCAATTATGTTCCCTACTATTTTTGCGCTAGCTATTAAAGGGTTGGGAACAAAAACTAAGCAAGGGGCATCTTTCCTTGTGATGGCTGTGGCAGGAGGTGCCGTATTTCCCCCAATAATGGGTTTGGTAGCAGATACTTACGGTATGGCTGCAGGTTTTTTGGTGCCTATTCCGCTTTTCCTGTTTATACTGTATTATGCAATAAAGGGGTATAAGGTATTGGCATAATCCACAATCTAATAATTCAACCGTCTTAGGATGGTTTATACTTTTTTTAGGTAGTAACCTATAGGCTGTATTATTTATTCATATTTCATTTTCAGGATACTGAAAATAAGCCTTTGCCATGTCTAATTCTATCTATGATATTATCACTACGCGCATGTACTTAAAAGTGTTTAGAATACTTGTTATTGTTTTTTTGATTCCATATACTTTGCTTGCCCAGCAAAAATCGGATATCCCCTCGGGGCTTAAGCGATTTGTTGCTTCAGTAAGCGCTTCAAAAATTGGAGAAGCTGTAGCTGAAATAGATTTTAAAAGATTATCTAAGGATCTGTATTATGGGCGTGTACGTTGGAACCTTTCTGCCAGCGTGCAGCAGAATGCTGTAGAAGTGACGGTGATTCCAGCTTTTCAGCCTAATTTTCATTGGGCACCCCATTTAACACCTACAGATAATCATATTATTCCACAACATGTATTTCGGGCACCGGCGTTGATTGTTGCTGATAACAGTTATACCTTTTCTCTCATTCCGGATTTAGATTTGATTAAAAAGAACAGTCTTCCCTGGATGATGGACCTCAATGCCAGAGATAATCGTCTGATGTTGGGACTGGGTAAATCCAAAATTACTGATCATGTATTGTATGAAAGGGAAATTGGGATGACGATCCCGTCAGGCGAAATGGTTATAGGTTTTTATCTATTGGTATCCGATAAGGCGGCTGCTATTCATAATCCATTTCATCGTACGATAAATTTTATGTGGACCCAATGGGGCGAGCCTTTATATAAAGTAGGGGAACCTTTGCACCAAAAGAGTATGGAGCCTTATGTGAAGCATACTTATGAGTGGGCGTTTAAAAACTGGAGAGATGCAGTATGGCAGGAATTTGATTTGAATGGTAAAAGGGTGGGAGCTCCGGTATTTATTGTGAATACCACACAAAGCCCCAATTATCCCGGACAAGTGAATGAGCGTGAATTTCGTTCAATATGGAATCAGGCTTGGTTTAACTCCCTACGCTCCGCACAGGGATTATATCGATATGCGCTACGAACACATAATGACACCTTAAAGCAATATGCATTAATGACCAAAGAACTGGCATTAGCTTTCCCGCAAACCAATGGTCTGTTTAAAAGCGTTATTGCTGTAGAGATGGAGCAGGTAGAAATAGATGGTAAAAAGGTTAATCGTTCCAAAAGCTGGGACACTCGCTACTTTGGCAATTCTAATCGTAATCCCTATACTTGGGATGCACGCTTATCTCCTTATCATATTGCCGACATGAGCTTTACAGCTTATTGGATGCTGGTATGGTATAATGAGCTTGAACAAGACCACCGGCTATTATCGTATGCAAAAAATTATGCAGATGCTTTAATTCAACTTCAGGATGCCGAAGGCTTTTTCCCTGCATGGATGAATCTAGAAACATTACAACCGATGGAGCACCTACAACAGTCTCCAGAAACTAGCGTTTCAGTAACATTTTTATCCGCCATGTATAAGGCTACGGGTGATGTACGTTATCTGCAGGCTGCAGAAAGAGCAATGAAGGCGGTAATTACTAAGATAATCCCACAAGGGCAATGGGAAGATTTTGAAACATACTGGTCGTGCAGTCGTGTAGGAAGTGATAAGTGGGTAGGTAAGAAGGTAGCGCGCAACAATATGTTCAAGCAAAATACTTTTTGTATTTATTGGACTGCGGAGGCTTTATTGGAGCTATATAAATTAACTCGTAAGAAGGAATATCTCCGATGGGGCCAACGTACACTAGATGAACTGTTGATGGCTCAGGCTATATGGCAACCGCCTTTTATAGCGATACGGAGTCTGGGAGGATTTGGTGTAATGAATGCTGATGCCGAATGGAACGACTCTAGGCAAAGTCTTTTTGCTGGATTGATTATTGAGTACGGAAAAGTACAGAAGAACAAGCAATATATACAACGTGGATTAGCAGCGTTGCGTGCTTCTTTTACCATGATGTATACACCCCTTAATCCTTCTACCATGAAGCAATGGCAGGCGCGATGGCCATTCTTCGGAGAGAAAGATTATGGTTTTATGATGGAAAATTACGGGCATGACGGGGTGACTAATGATGCCGGCTTGGGCATTGGCGAATTTACCATTTACGACTGGGGTAATGGCGCTGCGGCCGAAGCTTATAACCGGCTTGTGGACAAATATGGTCGTCGCTTTGTAGAGGAAAATTAGCTAGTGGCGCTGTACTTTTTGTGTCGCTGCCCGAGAAATATCTTTAATGCAATAAAACCTATAATTCCTGCAATTAAAGAAGATATCAAAATCATCAGTTTGGCATTGTTGATGATTTCTGCATCTTCAAAAGCCAAGAGGGTAATGAATATGGACATCGTAAAACCTATTCCTCCAAGAAAGCCCACACCGTTTATCAGCTTCCAGTTAATATCACGTGGAAGCCTGCATATGCCCATTTTTACTGTGGCGAAAGAGAATAGAAATATTCCTATTGGCTTACCAAGAATAAGTCCTAATGCAATTCCTAAAGCATAATGCTCATTCAATAAACTGCTAAAAGAAGAGTGTACGGTAATAGCCGTATTAGCTAAGGCAAAAATAGGTAATATGATGAAGGCGACGGGTACATGCAAGAATTTTTGCAAGATGTATGAAGTGGAACGTTTATCACCATTGCCGAAGGGTATGGCAAATGCCAGCAGTACGCCGGTAATGGTGGCGTGTACACCACTATGCAGCATGTACCACCACATGAATACGCCGCCAATCAAATAGGGAATTAGATTTCGCACTTTTAGGCGGTTTAGGATGAGCAACACCGTCCATATTCCCAACGCTATTAAAAGATTGGACCATAGCAGGTCTTTGGTATAGAAAATAGCAATTACGAGTATCGCTCCCAAATCATCAATT encodes the following:
- the fucP_3 gene encoding L-fucose-proton symporter; the protein is MKKQSLFVKDGINYAAPFAAISSLFFLWGVAHGLLDTLDKNFQDMLHLKKWQSSFIQFSLYGAYFGMAIPAGLFMKKYGYKKGVIFGLLLFAFGALLAAATAPAQSFVLFLLCLLIIGSGLTTLETAANPYTTKLGPPETAERRINFSQSFNGLAWVVGPLIALYVYGNQSHVEGEKMMSIVLPFALIGLAVLLVAFIFMRLKLPEITEEDELAAHGGGHGISAVPAAETDADINDPSNPRYVSKKPLWQNRHFKLGFIAQACYVAAQTGVFSYLINFVTDHDMHPRFDVKYGPYFLSIGFALFMIGRISGSAMMKYVKPTKLLALYALAVSVLLPIVSAKLGWTSLIALYGVFFFMSIMFPTIFALAIKGLGTKTKQGASFLVMAVAGGAVFPPIMGLVADTYGMAAGFLVPIPLFLFILYYAIKGYKVLA
- the nhaA gene encoding Na(+)/H(+) antiporter NhaA produces the protein MRATKLFKEFVESERSGGLILIACTIISLTIANSSFHDSYHHFWNTKIGEGSIEHWVNDGLMTIFFLLIGLELEREIYIGELSKIKNALLPVFAALGGMLIPAALYLSLNIGSITQSGAGIPMATDIAFALGILSLLGNRVPLSLKVFLTALAVIDDLGAILVIAIFYTKDLLWSNLLIALGIWTVLLILNRLKVRNLIPYLIGGVFMWWYMLHSGVHATITGVLLAFAIPFGNGDKRSTSYILQKFLHVPVAFIILPIFALANTAITVHSSFSSLLNEHYALGIALGLILGKPIGIFLFSFATVKMGICRLPRDINWKLINGVGFLGGIGFTMSIFITLLAFEDAEIINNAKLMILISSLIAGIIGFIALKIFLGQRHKKYSATS